From the genome of Nasonia vitripennis strain AsymCx chromosome 1, Nvit_psr_1.1, whole genome shotgun sequence, one region includes:
- the LOC100679735 gene encoding histidine-rich glycoprotein-like, with product MRLFIVFSTLAVAAFARPGYDHHDVHSYQPYHGPLAPLAHDGRVVDTPEVAHAKAAHFHAYHEELSKTAHHGPALPEHHGGYELAHHAPVAHVDYHHAEPVHHYHGPPAPLAHDGRVVDTPEVAHAKAAHFHAYAEELSKVSHHGPDLGYHHY from the exons ATGAGGCTCTTC attgTCTTCTCGACTCTCGCAGTAGCGGCCTTTGCACGACCAGGTTACGATCACCACGACGTCCACTCGTATCAGCCATACCATGGACCACTCGCTCCTCTGGCCCACGACGGTCGCGTCGTCGACACCCCCGAGGTAGCCCACGCCAAAGCCGCTCACTTCCACGCTTACCACGAGGAACTCTCCAAGACAGCTCATCACGGACCTGCTCTCCCCGAGCACCACGGTGGATACGAGCTCGCTCACCACGCTCCCGTCGCCCACGTCGACTACCATCACGCTGAGCCCGTGCACCACTACCACGGACCCCCGGCACCTCTGGCTCACGACGGTCGTGTTGTCGACACGCCCGAGGTCGCCCACGCCAAGGCCGCGCATTTCCACGCCTACGCCGAGGAGCTCTCCAAGGTCAGCCATCATGGCCCAGATCTAGGCTACCATCATTACTGA